Proteins from one Panulirus ornatus isolate Po-2019 chromosome 44, ASM3632096v1, whole genome shotgun sequence genomic window:
- the LOC139762760 gene encoding methionyl-tRNA formyltransferase, mitochondrial, translating into MCMKRNFQRGKMKWQIQIQTFLKYEYRNAWNQFYTARKLSLGCKQNLRKFVTVKSAPPWNILFFGTDEFSLQSLKALHREQQTRGVIGRLDVVSVSLKKIVPAVRRYCYKEGLTLQDWPVVVPHGIYDIGIVVSFGHLIPSSIIEAFPLGILNIHGSLLPRWRGAAPVIHALLNNDQETGITLMKIEPHRFDVGKIVSKIAIPIAWDTKSGALTNHLAEVGAQQLISVLHDLPRKLQTASPQSEEGITKAPKVNEGTAKIHWNHYTCSNIQARYRALDDRFPLWTLWHGTQVKLRGMVMQEEWSCHPLHEDNKAMEVKDYKESEGRVSNEIESAAKDKECSVTEFFSKSNQKGLLINEWQTMKSTVKHRNLSEESSEKTVNHKISLGKPLPGTIVFNKKLKVLSIRCLDGWVNFCQVVIKGRKVMSAQDFYNGFVSKAPKDLQKFN; encoded by the exons ATGTGTATGAAAAGGAATTTCCAAAGGGGCAAAATGAAATGGCAAATACAGATTCAGACATTTTTAAAGTACGAATATAGGAATGCCTGGAATCAATTTTACACTGCAAGAAAGTTAAGTCTTGGATGCAAGCAAAACTTAAGGAAGTTTGTGACAGTGAAATCAGCTCCACCATGGAACATATTATTCTTTGGAACAGATGAATTTTCTCTGCAAAGCTTGAAGGCTCTTCACCGTGAACAACAGACAAG AGGTGTTATTGGACGACTTGATGTTGTGTCAGTCTCCTTGAAGAAAATTGTCCCCGCTGTTCGACGATACTGCTATAAAGAAGGTCTAACACTTCAAGATTGGCCGGTTGTTGTGCCTCATGGAATTTATGACATTGGCATTGTTGTCTCCTTTGGTCATCTTATTCCTTCTTCAATTATTGAAGCATTTCCATT GGGGATCCTTAACATCCATGGTTCACTTCTTCCACGGTGGAGAGGAGCGGCTCCAGTTATCCATGCTTTGTTGAATAATGACCAAGAAACAGGTATTACTTTGATGAAAATAGAACCTCATAG GTTTGATGTAGGAAAGATAGTGAGCAAAATAGCTATCCCCATCGCCTGGGACACAAAAAGTGGTGCTTTAACCAATCATCTAGCTGAGGTGGGAGCTCAGCAGCTAATATCCGTGCTACATGACTTACCAAGAAAATTACAAACTGCTTCACCACAGTCTGAAGAAGGAATTACAAAAG CACCAAAGGTAAATGAGGGTACTGCAAAAATTCACTGGAATCATTATACATGTAGTAACATCCAAGCAAGGTATAGAGCTCTTGATGACCGCTTCCCCCTGTGGACATTATGGCATGGAACACAAGTGAAACTCAGGGGTATGGTCATGCAAGAAGAGTGGTCATGCCACCCTTTACATGAAGACAATAAAGCAATGGAAGTAAAGGATTACAAAGAAAGTGAAGGTAGAGTTTCAAATGAAATTGagagtgcagcaaaagacaaggAGTGTTCAGTTACAGAATTTTTTTCTAAAAGCAATCAAAAAGGGCTTTTGATAAATGAATGGCAGACAATGAAAAGCACTGTAAAGCACAGAAATTTAAGTGAAGAAAGTAGTGAGAAGACAGTAAATCATAAAATCAGTCTTGGGAAACCTCTTCCTGGAACTATAGTGTTTAACAAAAAACTGAAGGTGCTTAGTATACGATGTTTAGATGGTTGGGTAAACTTTTGTCAAGTTGTGATAAAGGGGAGGAAGGTAATGAGTGCACAGGATTTTTACAATGGCTTTGTTAGCAAAGCACCAAAAGACCTTCAAAAATTTAATTAA